In Chaetodon auriga isolate fChaAug3 chromosome 7, fChaAug3.hap1, whole genome shotgun sequence, a genomic segment contains:
- the LOC143323341 gene encoding olfactory receptor 52B2-like yields MKYTNITTVKYFILTGFPGLPPQYYGPVSVLLLLVFLTIVVGNAFILAVIMYERTLHKPTYLIFFHLAMTDVAFGIVTLPKVIAVYWWNDAVSSFGACFAQMYFVHSLGAIHSLILLIMALDRFVAIWFPFRYPVAITNKGVSIVCTLCWVATFIRMMGIVLHALTLPYCDLNIITQCYCDHISITKLGCGENVRYVKTVSLANALVNLLVPLTFIFLSYFSIILAVLKMSQTKSRHKVLSTCAPQIFITCLYYVPRCFVYLANNLGFSLSTEARIPITMMYSLIPAAVNPVIYCLKTKDIKEALMQRFKNRKVSIAIKVDSKQNSQ; encoded by the coding sequence ATGAAATACACCAATATTACAACTGTAAAATATTTCATTCTCACCGGATTCCCAGGACTTCCTCCTCAGTATTACGGCCCAGtgtctgttcttcttctcctcgtTTTCCTAACTATTGTGGTTggaaatgctttcattttagCTGTTATTATGTATGAGAGGACTCTCCACAAACCAACGTACTTGATCTTTTTTCACCTCGCAATGACGGACGTCGCATTCGGCATTGTGACTCTTCCAAAAGTCATTGCCGTATATTGGTGGAATGACGCGGTGTCTTCATTTGGGGCCTGCTTTGCACAGATGTATTTTGTCCACTCCTTAGGAGCCATTCATTCTTTAATTTTGCTGATTATGGCTTTGGATCGCTTTGTTGCCATTTGGTTTCCTTTTCGATACCCTGTTGCGATTACAAACAAAGGAGTTTCCATTGTTTGCACCTTGTGCTGGGTTGCAACATTCATACGTATGATGGGGATTGTGCTCCACGCCTTGACTTTGCCTTACTGCGACCTAAACATCATCACACAGTGCTACTGTGATCACATATCAATCACTAAGCTGGGATGTGGTGAAAATGTGAGATATGTTAAAACTGTTTCACTTGCGAACGCTTTGGTCAATCTCTTGGTTCCTTTAACGTTCATATTTCTGTCTTACTTTTCAATCATATTGGCTGTTCTGAAAATGTCTCAGACAAAGAGCCGCCACAAAGTCCTGTCCACCTGTGCTCCTCAGATCTTCATCACCTGCCTTTATTATGTGCCAAGGTGCTTCGTTTATCTCGCGAACAATCTGGGATTCAGTTTGAGCACGGAGGCCCGCATTCCTATTACCATGATGTACAGCCTCATACCTGCCGCCGTGAATCCAGTGATATACTGTTTGAAGACTAAAGACATTAAAGAGGCTTTAATGCAGAgatttaaaaatagaaaagtgAGCATTGCAATTAAAGTTGATTCTAAACAAAATAGTCAGTAA
- the LOC143323342 gene encoding olfactory receptor 52E8-like, whose protein sequence is MFYTNVTRIKHFFILGFPGLSPEYYGPVSFLLFVLFLVIAVGNIFILVFVKCERSLQKPTYMIFCHLALTDLAFGTVTLPKIISKYWFDDSIISFYGCFAQMYFVHFIGATHSFILMVMALDRFIAICAPLRYTALFTNATVSVLCGISWLMPVSWMVGIVLDALTLPFCHSNIIVQCYCDHIAITALGCENVREVQVVAFGLAMFSLLVPLGFIILSYFVIIIVVSTMSSSEGRLRTLSTCTPQLLITFLYYMPRCFVYLANNVGFTFSVPIRIVVVMLYSLLPAAVNPIIYCFKTKDIKQNLKKKFFHRKINISTKT, encoded by the coding sequence ATGTTCTACACTAATGTGACGAGGATAAAACATTTCTTCATCCTCGGATTTCCTGGACTTTCACCAGAGTATTATGGACCTGTGTCATTCCTGCTTTTTGTGCTCTTCTTGGTTATAGCTGTgggaaatattttcattttagtgtttgttAAATGTGAAAGGTCTCTGCAGAAACCTACATATATGATCTTTTGCCACTTGGCATTAACTGACTTAGCATTTGGGACTGTTACTCTGCCAAAGATTATATCGAAATATTGGTTTGacgacagcattatttcattttatggaTGCTTTgcacaaatgtattttgttcaCTTTATAGGGGCGACTCATTCTTTCATCCTGATGGTGATGGCTCTTGATCGTTTTATTGCAATTTGCGCTCCGCTGCGTTACACAGCTCTTTTCACAAATGCTactgtttctgtgctttgtGGAATATCATGGCTTATGCCGGTATCGTGGATGGTGGGTATAGTTTTAGATGCTCTTACGTTGCCTTTCTGTCATTCAAACATAATTGTACAGTGCTACTGTGACCATATAGCAATAACAGCTCTTGGATGTGAGAACGTAAGAGAAGTTCAGGTCGTCGCTTTTGGTCTTGCCATGTTCAGTTTGCTGGTGCCTCTGGGTTTTATTATCTTGTCGTATTTTGTCATCATCATTGTTGTTTCGACGATGTCCAGCTCTGAGGGCCGCCTCAGGACCCTGTCTACCTGCACGCCACAGCTCCTCATCACGTTTCTGTACTACATGCCACGATGTTTTGTGTACCTGGCAAATAATGTGGGATTCACCTTTAGCGTTCCAATCCGCATTGTTGTAGTGATGCTCTACAGTCTTTTACCTGCTGCCGTCAACCCCATCATTTACTGTTTCAAAACCAAGGATATCAAACAAAACTTGAAGAAGAAATTCTTTCATAggaagatcaatatcagcacaAAAACTTGA
- the LOC143323561 gene encoding olfactory receptor 52E8-like translates to MISPNVTKMKSFSILGFPGLSPQYHGLVSAVFFFIYLAIAVGNIFILAFVAYEKSLQKPTYLVFCHLAMNDLTFGTVTLPKIISKYWLDDGIISFYGCFTQMFFVHYLGSVTSFILLVMALDRFIAICVPLRYPALITNSIISVLCGFAWFIPVSLMVTIVVQALALPFCKSNVIAQCYCDHISITSQACGADVKIVQVTTLCMAMFCLLLPLAFILFSYVSIIVSILKMSNAAGRKKTLSTCTPQIFITCLFYLPRCFVYVANTVGFSFSLDIRILLILLYSLFPPAVNPIIYCFKTQDIKQMLMKRLKKTTRVGIEVKLSF, encoded by the coding sequence ATGATCTCCCCAAATGTCACAAAGATGAAAAGCTTCTCCATCCTCGGATTCCCTGGACTTTCACCTCAGTATCATGGACTTGTGTCAGCTGTGTTCTTTTTCATCTATCTTGCTATCGCAGtaggaaacattttcattttagcgTTTGTTGCCTACGAGAAGTCCCTGCAGAAACCGACATATCTGGTCTTCTGTCACCTGGCGATGAACGACTTAACCTTTGGCACTGTGACTCTCCCAAAGATCATATCAAAATATTGGCTGGATGAtggcatcatttcattttatgggTGTTTTACACAGATGTTCTTTGTTCATTATTTAGGATCAGTGACCTCTTTCATCTTGTTGGTCATGGCTCTTGATCGGTTTATTGCCATATGTGTCCCCCTGCGTTATCCAGCTCTGATCACAAACAGCATCATATCTGTGCTCTGTGGGTTTGCCTGGTTCATACCTGTGTCTTTGATGGTGACCATTGTTGTCCAAGCCCTCGCTTTACCTTTCTGTAAGTCAAATGTCATTGCTCAGTGCTACTGTGACCACATTTCTATAACAAGTCAGGCGTGTGGTGCGGATGTTAAAATCGTACAGGTCACTACTCTCTGCATGGCCATGTTTTGTCTCTTGCTTCCTCTTGCCTTCATCTTGTTTTCCTACGTTTCCATTATTGTGTCCATTTTGAAAATGTCCAATGCTGCAGGGCGCAAGAAAACCTTATCAACTTGCACCCCTCAGATATTTATCACATGTCTTTTCTACCTGCCCaggtgttttgtttatgtagcCAATACTGTTGGCTTTTCTTTCAGCTTAGATATTCGCATTTTATTGATATTGCTGTACAGTCTTTTCCCTCCTGCTGTTAATCCAATCATATATTGTTTCAAGACTCAAGACATCAAGCAGATGCTGATGAAGAGGCTGAAGAAAACAACTAGGGTTGGAATAGAGGTAAAACTGTCATTCTAA